One region of Diabrotica undecimpunctata isolate CICGRU chromosome 6, icDiaUnde3, whole genome shotgun sequence genomic DNA includes:
- the Cdc5 gene encoding cell division cycle 5-like protein, protein MPRIMIKGGVWRNTEDEILKAAVMKYGKNQWSRIASLLHRKSAKQCKARWFEWLDPSIKKTEWSREEDEKLLHLAKLMPTQWRTIAPIIGRTAAQCLERYEYLLDQAQKKEEGEDAVDDPRKLKPGEIDPNPETKPARPDPKDMDEDELEMLSEARARLANTQGKKAKRKAREKQLEEARRLAALQKRRELRAAGIEVTSRRKKKRGVDYNAEIPFEKRPAIGFYDTSNEVLDPMAPDFSKMRQQHLDGELRSEQEERERKKDKQKLKQRKENDIPQAMLQNQEPAKKRSKLVLPEPQISDQEMHQVVKLGKASEAAREIVTESGVETTDTLLNDYTFNPQAAATPRTPAPQTDRILQEAQNMMALTHVDTPLKGGINTPLHNSDFSGVLPQAQNVSTPNTVLATPFRSSRSEGGGTPGSSVGFMTPRSGALVPVGKTPVGMTPSVRDKLSINPEEAMDVGSTPAEHRMYQMSMKDQLKMGLSSLPQPKNDYEIVVPENEDQEEPEQAQSQMIEDQADVDARIQEELKAKAARELALRSQVIQRDLPRPQEVNMTVLRPSHESYSLSDLQRAEELIKREMVTMLHFDNLKNPVPTQNKRSNMSQAHQLAFLEQHPYESFRKEDLETAKGILKREMEVVRTGMNHGELPIEVYTQVWEECLSQVLFLPNQTRYTRANLASKKDRLESAEKRLEQNRSHMAKEAKRAAKMEKKLKILTGGYQSRAQALIKQLQDCYENLDSTNLELNTFKFLQEQEKSALPRRIQSLTEDVSRQTERERGLQKKYGDLQAEIKLLQESYLSQLQKEQRKEGDNTANEVSSTTNGEISAEAADDDEEM, encoded by the exons ATGCCTAGAATAATGATAAAAGGTGGTGTTTGGAGAAACACTGAG GATGAAATTCTCAAAGCTGCTGTTATGAAATATGGTAAAAACCAATGGTCTAGGATAGCTTCGCTACTTCACAGAAAGTCTGCAAAACAGTGTAAAGCCCGTTGGTTCGAATGGTTAGATCCCAGTATTAAAAAAACTGAATGGTCTAGAGAGGAAGATGAAAAACTATTACATTTGGCTAAACTTATGCCTACTCAGTGGAGAACAATTGCTCCCATTAttggaagaaccgcagcacagtGTTTGGAAAGatatgaatatttatt GGATCAAGCACAAAAGAAAGAAGAAGGTGAGGATGCAGTGGATGATCCCAGAAAGCTGAAACCTGGAGAGATTGACCCAAATCCAGAGACAAAACCTGCAAGACCAGATCCCAAAGATATGGATGAAGATGAATTAGAGATGTTATCTGAAGCTAGAGCTAGATTAGCCAATACTCAAGGCAAAAAGGCCAAGAGGAAG gcTCGTGAGAAGCAATTGGAAGAGGCGAGACGTTTAGCAGCTCTCCAGAAACGCAGAGAACTGAGAGCTGCCGGAATAGAAGTTACTTCTCGCAGAAAGAAAAAACGAGGAGTAGACTACAATGCCGAAATACCGTTCGAAAAGAGACCAGCGATTGGATTTTATGATACATCCAATGAAGTATTAGATCCTATGGCTCCCGATTTTTCAAAAATGAGGCAACAGCACTTGGATGGGGAGCTAAGAAGTGAACAAGAGGAG AGAGAGCGTAAAAAAGATAAACAGAAATTAAAGCAGCGCAAGGAAAACGACATTCCTCAAGCGATGTTACAAAACCAGGAACCAGCTAAAAAACGATCGAAGTTGGTGCTCCCAGAACCACAAATTTCAGACCAAGAAATGCATCAAGTGGTGAAGTTGGGCAAAGCGAGTGAAGCAGCTAGGGAAATAGTTACAGAAAGCGGTGTTGAAACTACTGATACTTTGTTGAATGATTATACTTTCAACCCTCAAGCGGCTGCTACACCAAGGACACCTGCGCCACAGACTGATAG GATTTTACAAGAAGCTCAGAACATGATGGCTCTCACACACGTAGATACGCCCCTAAAAGGCGGCATTAACACTCCGCTACACAATTCGGATTTCAGCGGGGTCCTGCCTCAAGCTCAGAATGTCAGCACCCCGAATACCGTACTTGCCACGCCGTTCAGATCCAGTAGGAGCGAAGGAGGTGGCACTCCTGGCAGTAGCGTTGGATTTATGACACCTAGAAGTGGTGCTTTGGTGCCTGTGGGGAAGACGCCGGTGGGAATGACACCTTCTGTTAGGGATAAGCTTAGTATTAATCCAGAGGAAG CAATGGATGTAGGAAGTACACCAGCCGAGCACAGAATGTATCAGATGTCGATGAAGGATCAACTAAAAATGGGGCTGAGCAGTTTACCACAACCGAAAAACGACTATGAAATCGTGGTGCCCGAAAATGAAGACCAGGAAGAACCCGAGCAAGCTCAGTCACAAATG ATCGAAGATCAAGCTGATGTAGACGCACGAATACAAGAAGAGCTGAAGGCTAAAGCCGCCAGGGAACTAGCACTACGTTCTCAAGTCATCCAACGTGATTTACCAAGACCTCAAGAAGTGAACATGACCGTCCTTCGACCGTCCCACGAGAGCTATTCCTTATCCGATCTGCAGCGAGCCGAAGAACTGATCAAACGCGAGATGGTGACCATGTTACATTTCGACAACCTTAAAAATCCGGTCCCGACGCAGAATAAGAGATCCAACATGTCGCAGGCACATCAATTGGCGTTTTTGGAACAGCATCCGTATGAATCGTTCAGGAAAGAAGATTTAGAGACTGCCAAGGGGATATTGAAGAGGGAAATGGAGGTAGTTAGGACTGGTATGAATCACGGGGAGTTGCCTATCGAAGTTTACACGCAG GTGTGGGAAGAATGCTTAAGCCAAGTTCTGTTCCTCCCGAACCAAACGAGATATACTCGAGCCAATTTAGCCAGTAAAAAAGACAGACTGGAATCGGCGGAGAAGAGGCTCGAACAGAATAGGTCTCACATGGCGAAAGAAGCCAAACGAGCTgctaaaatggaaaaaaaattgaagattttaACAGGCGGGTACCAGTCCAGAGCGCAGGCGTTGATCAAACAGTTACAAGATTGTTATGAGAACCTAGATTCGACTAATTTAGAATTGAATACGTTCAAGTTTTTGCAAGAACAAGAAAAATCTGCATTACCAAGAAGAATACAG TCTCTCACTGAAGACGTCAGCCGACAAACCGAACGAGAACGAGGCTTGCAAAAGAAATACGGTGATCTTCAAGCAGAAATAAAACTATTACAAGAATCTTACCTTAGTCAGCTTCAAAAAGAGCAGCGAAAGGAAGGGGATAATACAGCTAACGAGGTTTCTTCCACTACCAATGGAGAAATCAGCGCAGAAGCAGCCGATGATGATGAAGAGATGTAG